In Risungbinella massiliensis, a single window of DNA contains:
- a CDS encoding TerC family protein, whose amino-acid sequence MEAILNSISSPDFWSALLSIIIIDLVLAGDNAIVIGMSARNLPADVQKKVIFYGTGGAIVMRILATLVVVYLLQIPGLLVAGGLILLWIAFKLLVEEKDHDVDAAPNFWAAVRTIVIADTVMGLDNVLAVAGAAHGDYVLVIIGLLISVPIIVWGSTLFIKLIEKYPIIIYIGSGVLAYTAAKMIVKEKFLAPFFEDPIVKYGFEVVAVILVIAAGYLVKQKKTTPNTSS is encoded by the coding sequence TTGGAAGCCATACTGAATTCTATTAGTTCACCTGATTTTTGGTCCGCACTTCTTTCGATTATTATCATTGATTTGGTACTTGCAGGAGACAATGCCATCGTAATTGGTATGTCTGCACGTAATTTGCCAGCAGATGTTCAGAAAAAGGTTATCTTCTATGGTACTGGTGGAGCCATTGTAATGCGTATATTGGCTACTCTAGTAGTGGTATATTTACTACAAATACCTGGTCTATTAGTTGCAGGGGGACTGATTCTTCTCTGGATCGCCTTTAAACTCTTAGTTGAAGAAAAAGATCACGATGTAGATGCCGCTCCGAACTTTTGGGCAGCAGTTCGTACGATTGTAATTGCAGATACTGTTATGGGACTAGACAATGTTTTAGCAGTTGCAGGTGCTGCTCATGGGGACTATGTTCTAGTAATTATTGGTTTATTGATTAGCGTACCGATTATTGTTTGGGGTAGTACACTCTTTATTAAATTGATAGAAAAATACCCAATCATTATCTATATTGGTTCTGGTGTTCTAGCTTATACTGCAGCGAAAATGATCGTAAAAGAGAAATTCCTTGCACCGTTCTTTGAAGATCCAATTGTAAAATACGGATTTGAAGTAGTAGCAGTTATTTTAGTCATCGCTGCTGGATATCTCGTAAAGCAAAAAAAAACAACTCCTAATACTTCTAGTTAA
- a CDS encoding ankyrin repeat domain-containing protein, which produces MLSKKWLYGTAVVTALSVMISACNTTADQQSTQPPVPKLSAKENNLYIQVSEGNMKQVTKLLTSGVNPNKLSEERLTPLMKAVLLDDHEMVALLLTKGAKSNEKGNRNKTALMFAAEKGSVDSVNTLLQFKADVLAKDIDGKTALWYAAQNGNLQIVQKLVQANSDIQMADVNGETPLFAAIQGKHLAVTEYLISVKADVNHKNKFGDSPLVRAVSLDNLDITKELIENKADVSVKDNFQDPLLQIAIRQGNVDIVKELIRAGVDVNETGAPTEMRESEKVKVTKLTPLQNAVLKDRITIAEVLLQAGARVNDQDTLGKSALIMAVENGKMEMTKVLLKYKPDLYLKNFSGETVLMVAKKKGYPEIEEVLNKATSSS; this is translated from the coding sequence ATGCTTTCAAAAAAATGGCTCTATGGAACTGCTGTCGTAACTGCCCTATCTGTTATGATTTCAGCTTGTAATACAACGGCAGATCAGCAATCAACACAACCACCCGTACCAAAACTATCTGCAAAAGAAAACAATTTGTACATTCAAGTATCAGAAGGCAATATGAAACAAGTAACGAAATTGTTAACGAGTGGTGTGAATCCAAATAAATTGAGTGAAGAACGCTTAACCCCCTTAATGAAAGCAGTGTTGTTAGATGACCATGAGATGGTAGCACTACTTCTTACAAAAGGTGCAAAGTCCAATGAAAAAGGAAATCGAAATAAAACTGCGCTGATGTTTGCGGCAGAAAAGGGTTCTGTAGACAGTGTGAACACTCTATTGCAATTCAAGGCAGATGTACTAGCCAAAGATATAGATGGGAAAACGGCTCTTTGGTATGCTGCTCAAAATGGTAACTTACAAATTGTGCAGAAGCTAGTACAAGCGAATTCGGATATTCAGATGGCAGACGTAAATGGAGAGACACCTCTATTTGCTGCGATTCAAGGTAAACATCTAGCAGTTACAGAGTATCTGATTTCGGTAAAAGCAGATGTCAATCATAAGAACAAGTTCGGTGATTCTCCCCTTGTTCGTGCAGTAAGTCTAGACAACTTGGATATCACAAAGGAATTGATCGAGAACAAAGCCGATGTTAGTGTAAAAGATAACTTCCAAGATCCTCTTCTTCAAATTGCCATCCGACAGGGAAATGTGGATATCGTCAAAGAGTTAATCCGTGCTGGTGTTGACGTAAATGAAACAGGCGCACCAACCGAAATGCGAGAATCAGAGAAGGTAAAAGTAACAAAATTAACACCACTCCAGAATGCAGTTCTAAAAGACCGAATTACGATTGCCGAAGTTTTATTGCAAGCTGGAGCAAGAGTGAACGATCAAGATACATTGGGTAAGTCCGCATTAATCATGGCAGTGGAAAATGGAAAAATGGAGATGACCAAAGTCCTCTTGAAATACAAGCCGGACCTGTATCTCAAAAACTTCTCTGGTGAAACAGTTCTAATGGTAGCGAAAAAGAAAGGTTACCCAGAGATTGAAGAAGTACTGAATAAAGCAACTTCTTCTTCATAA
- a CDS encoding enoyl-CoA hydratase/isomerase family protein, with protein MSKNSLLVEKKDGWALITLNRPQMMNALDREMLKELQTTLLELDKDGSISSIVITGAGEKAFAAGADIGELGQLSSAQEAEAQARLGQLVFQTIEELSKPVIMAVNGFALGGGCELALAGDFILASESAKFGQPEVNLGIIPGYGGTQRLARAIGAYRARYYCMSGEMFSAFQAEAWGLVQRVTSGATLLEEAEKIAKQFAKQAPLSLQYVKKAIHNGVEMDLSNACKLEASYFGIVFDSQDREEGIAAFLEKRKPSFKGK; from the coding sequence ATGAGCAAGAACTCTTTACTAGTCGAAAAAAAAGATGGTTGGGCATTGATTACGTTAAATCGTCCCCAGATGATGAATGCTCTTGACCGCGAGATGTTAAAAGAACTACAGACAACACTTTTAGAGTTAGATAAAGACGGTAGTATATCCTCGATCGTCATTACCGGGGCAGGAGAAAAAGCATTTGCAGCTGGTGCTGATATTGGGGAGCTCGGGCAATTATCTTCTGCCCAAGAAGCAGAAGCACAGGCTAGGCTAGGTCAATTGGTATTTCAAACTATTGAAGAGTTGTCTAAACCGGTTATTATGGCGGTAAATGGTTTTGCTTTAGGCGGTGGTTGTGAGTTAGCTTTAGCTGGGGACTTTATTCTTGCTTCGGAATCGGCAAAGTTCGGACAACCAGAGGTCAACTTAGGGATTATCCCAGGGTATGGTGGGACACAACGTTTAGCCAGAGCGATTGGAGCATACCGAGCCAGATATTATTGTATGTCTGGCGAGATGTTTTCAGCGTTTCAGGCAGAAGCATGGGGTTTAGTACAGCGTGTTACTTCGGGAGCCACTCTATTGGAAGAGGCAGAGAAAATCGCAAAACAGTTCGCAAAACAGGCACCTTTATCCCTACAATATGTGAAAAAAGCAATTCATAATGGAGTGGAGATGGATTTATCGAACGCATGTAAGCTGGAGGCTTCTTATTTTGGAATTGTTTTTGATTCGCAAGATCGTGAGGAAGGCATAGCTGCTTTCCTCGAAAAACGAAAGCCTAGTTTTAAAGGAAAATAG
- the prfB gene encoding peptide chain release factor 2 (programmed frameshift) translates to MDFSEIKGELHNTAQRLADIRGSLDLDQKRNELHALETIMAEPTFWDDQEKAQKTIEEMKGIKELVDSIAGLEAKLEDQQVLLELLQEEEDETLLEELKQNIRSLKKEFDAFDLQMMLSEPYDKNSAILELHPGAGGTESQDWAEMLLRMYTRWAEKSGYKVETLDYLAGDEAGVKSVTLLIKGVNAYGYLKAEKGVHRLVRISPFDSSGRRHTSFVSAHVMPELDGDVEIEIRTEDLKIDTYRSSGAGGQHVNTTDSAVRITHIPTNTVVTCQSERSQIKNRERAMKILKARLYEKKIEEQQNELNALKGEQSEIGWGSQIRSYVFHPYSLVKDHRTLVEIGNVQAVMDGEIQPFIEGYLRSKLNRA, encoded by the exons ATGGATTTTTCGGAAATAAAAGGTGAGTTACACAATACCGCTCAACGTTTGGCGGATATCAGGGGGTCTCTT GACTTAGATCAAAAGAGAAATGAACTACATGCCCTAGAAACGATTATGGCAGAGCCTACTTTTTGGGATGATCAAGAAAAGGCACAAAAGACGATTGAAGAGATGAAGGGAATTAAAGAGTTAGTCGATTCGATCGCAGGGCTCGAAGCCAAATTAGAAGACCAACAGGTTCTATTGGAACTTCTACAAGAGGAAGAGGATGAAACGTTATTAGAGGAGCTGAAACAAAACATTCGCTCCTTGAAAAAAGAGTTTGATGCGTTTGATCTACAGATGATGCTAAGTGAACCTTATGATAAAAACTCTGCGATTTTAGAATTACACCCAGGTGCAGGGGGAACGGAATCCCAAGATTGGGCAGAGATGTTACTTCGAATGTATACACGTTGGGCAGAAAAAAGTGGATACAAAGTCGAAACGTTGGATTATCTTGCTGGAGACGAGGCTGGAGTGAAGTCTGTTACCCTTCTGATTAAGGGAGTCAATGCATATGGCTACCTAAAAGCAGAAAAAGGGGTTCATCGTCTTGTCCGCATATCTCCTTTCGATTCTTCTGGTCGGAGACATACTTCTTTTGTTTCTGCTCATGTAATGCCAGAATTGGATGGAGATGTTGAGATCGAAATTCGTACAGAGGATCTCAAGATCGACACATACCGTTCCAGTGGTGCGGGTGGTCAACACGTGAATACTACGGATTCCGCAGTCCGTATTACTCATATTCCGACTAATACGGTAGTTACCTGTCAATCGGAACGTTCCCAGATCAAAAACCGTGAACGTGCAATGAAAATCCTAAAAGCTCGATTATACGAGAAAAAAATTGAAGAACAACAAAACGAGCTCAATGCATTAAAAGGGGAACAAAGTGAGATCGGATGGGGCAGTCAAATCCGTTCTTATGTATTTCACCCATATAGTTTAGTAAAAGACCATCGTACTTTAGTTGAGATAGGAAATGTGCAAGCGGTGATGGATGGAGAGATTCAACCATTCATCGAAGGATATCTACGATCTAAGTTGAATCGCGCATAA